A genome region from Euphorbia lathyris chromosome 4, ddEupLath1.1, whole genome shotgun sequence includes the following:
- the LOC136225769 gene encoding glucan endo-1,3-beta-glucosidase 2, translating to MDALASSSLLFFILLLLLPGTISVPPTSTGIGVTYTLPFSPSTPSLTPEHVADAVNSFHFRRLRLLHAEPKLIRSFAYTNVSLFLSIPNSVLLPLASNRTIAVHWLYGHVLPFYPRSKISVISVGEDAVSSELVPYLLPAIRNVYLALRDLGISRISVSTTFSFVNAVTTPFPPSAANFQEPLGELVIRPLLQFLEDTNSSFLVKIYPYNMYRIYSEIPIGFALFQEHPFNFRDDLVTGVRYRNLFDMMADAVITSMALAGHQNVPLIVAETGWPSSGGEFSEVDATLAFSEKYTRGLLAHLSSGLGTPLRKEGVAETYIFELIDKEGKEGSRNWGLLYANMSKKYKIDFSGTSKNNVAVIFLIAICLFHGVFDSGFYKLWFLG from the coding sequence ATGGATGCTCTCGcttcctcttctcttctcttctttatTTTACTTCTTCTCCTTCCCGGAACCATCTCCGTTCCTCCTACTTCCACCGGAATCGGCGTCACCTACACTCTCCCGTTCTCTCCTTCCACTCCATCTCTCACACCTGAACACGTCGCCGACGCCGTCAATTCCTTTCACTTCCGTCGTCTTCGACTCTTACACGCTGAGCCCAAACTTATACGCTCTTTTGCTTACACTAATGTCTCTCTTTTCCTCTCCATCCCAAACTCCGTTCTTCTTCCCCTTGCCTCCAACCGCACTATTGCCGTTCACTGGTTGTACGGACATGTCCTCCCTTTCTATCCTCGCTCCAAGATCTCTGTCATCTCAGTCGGTGAAGATGCCGTTTCTTCAGAGCTCGTACCGTATCTTCTTCCGGCGATCAGGAATGTGTATTTGGCGTTACGTGACCTCGGGATCAGCAGGATCTCGGTCTCCACCACTTTCTCTTTCGTTAACGCTGTAACGACACCGTTCCCCCCGTCTGCTGCTAATTTTCAAGAACCTCTTGGTGAACTCGTAATCAGGCCTCTGCTTCAGTTTCTGGAAGATACTAATTCGTCTTTCTTGGTGAAAATTTATCCGTACAACATGTACAGGATATACTCTGAGATTCCAATAGGGTTTGCTTTGTTTCAAGAGCATCCTTTCAATTTTAGGGATGATTTGGTTACCGGAGTCAGATACAGGAATCTCTTTGATATGATGGCGGATGCCGTGATTACATCTATGGCGCTGGCCGGCCACCAGAATGTTCCGCTAATAGTGGCTGAGACCGGATGGCCGAGCTCCGGCGGGGAATTCAGTGAAGTTGATGCTACTTTGGCCTTCTCGGAGAAGTATACCAGGGGTTTGCTTGCACACTTAAGCTCTGGCTTGGGTACGCCTCTGAGGAAGGAAGGTGTTGCAGAGACATACATTTTTGAGTTGATTGATAAGGAAGGGAAGGAAGGGTCTCGAAATTGGGGTCTTTTGTATGCAAACATGAGCAAGAAGTATAAAATTGACTTCTCTGGTACTAGTAAGAATAATGTAGCAGTGATATTCTTGATTGCCATTTGCCTGTTTCATGGAGTTTTTGATTCTGGATTTTATAAACTGTGGTTTTTAGGATGA
- the LOC136225720 gene encoding sedoheptulose-1,7-bisphosphatase, chloroplastic produces METSIVCSARTALLPALSSQHSKTLSSPSFFTAKSLKSTSLFGESLRLVPRSSLKVSKAKSSSSGVVVTRCEIGESLEEFLAKATKDKGLARVMMCMGEALRTISFKVRTASCGGTACVNSFGDEQLAVDMLADKLLFEALTHSHFCKYACSEELPELQDMGGPTEGGFSVAFDPLDGSSIVDTNFAVGTIFGVWPGDKLIGVTGRDQVAAAMGVYGPRTTYVLAIKGYPGTHEFLLLDEGKWQHVKETTEIGEGKLFSPGNLRATFDNPDYDKLINYYVKEKYTLRYTGGMVPDVNQIIVKEKGIFTNVISPTTKAKLRLLFEVAPLGLLVENAGGYSSDGYKSVLDKEVVNLDDRTQVAYGSKNEIIRFEETLYGKSRLKSEGVPVGAAA; encoded by the exons ATGGAAACTAGCATAGTTTGCTCTGCCCGTACTGCTCTATTGCCTGCTCTTTCTTCTCAGCATTCCAAAACTCTATCTTCTCCTTCCTTCTTCACTGCCAAG TCTCTGAAATCAACCTCACTGTTCGGGGAATCGTTGCGGCTAGTGCCAAGATCGTCCCTCAAGGTTTCGAAGGCGAAGAGTTCGTCTTCTGGTGTTGTTGTGACAAGATGTGAGATTGGAGAGAGTTTG gaagAGTTTTTGGCAAAGGCAACAAAAGATAAGGGACTTGCAAGAGTAATGATGTGTATGGGTGAGGCATTAAGGACTATTTCATTCAAGGTTAGGACTGCTTCTTGTGGTGGAACAGCTTGTGTTAACTCCTTTGGTGATGAACAACTTGCTGTTGATATGCTTGCTGACAAGCTCCTTTTTGAG GCCTTGACTCATTCTCATTTCTGCAAATATGCTTGCTCTGAAGAACTTCCTGAACTACAAGACATGGGCGGTCCAACTGAAG GTGGATTTAGTGTTGCTTTTGATCCACTCGATGGTTCGAGTATCGTGGATACAAATTTCGCTGTGGGAACAATCTTCGGAGTGTGGCCAGGTGATAAATTGATAGGAGTAACAGGAAGAGATCAAGTTGCAGCAGCTATGGGAGTTTATGGTCCAAGAACTACATATGTTCTTGCCATTAAAGGCTACCCTGGCACGCACGAGTTCCTTCTTCTCGACGAAG GAAAATGGCAACATGTTAAAGAAACCACAGAAATCGGTGAAGGAAAATTATTCTCCCCGGGAAATTTGAGAGCCACATTTGATAATCCTGACTATGACAAG CTGATCAACTACTATGTGAAAGAAAAGTATACCTTGAGATACACTGGAGGAATGGTGCCAGACGTTAACCAG ATTATTGTAAAAGAGAAAGGTATTTTCACGAATGTGATATCACCAACTACAAAAGCAAAGCTGAGATTGTTATTTGAGGTAGCTCCTTTAGGCTTGCTGGTGGAGAATGCTGGAGGGTACAGCAGTGATGGATATAAGTCTGTGCTAGACAAGGAGGTAGTAAATCTAGATGACAGAACTCAAGTTGCTTACGGATCGAAGAACGAGATTATTCGATTCGAAGAGACTCTATACGGGAAATCGAGATTAAAGTCTGAGGGTGTTCCTGTTGGTGCTGCTGCATAA
- the LOC136225719 gene encoding uncharacterized protein, with product MEFIAASSSSSFRVLNSIGQFSCLPSPKVQKPKLFSSSISSLRLSPRRDFFCKSTLTTSVSTHKKMITCDFELSNLTALSPLDGRYWSKVKELSPYLSEYGLIYYRVVVEVKWLLKLSQISEIPEVPNFSEEAQEYLQGLIDGFSLHDAEEVKKIEKVTNHDVKAVEYFLKKKCQPHPEIAKVLEFFHFACTSEDINNLAHALMLKESTNEVMFPVMDDLIKAICNMAEDNASVPMLSRTHGQTASPTTLGKEMAVFAARLSEQMQEISQVKIKGKFAGAVGNYNAHIAAYPDINWPVIAKEFVESLGLCFNPYVTQIEPHDYMARLFYAVVIFNTILVDFDRDIWGYVSLSYFKQITKAGEIGSSTMPHKVNPIDFENSEGNLGKANASLSYLSEKLPISRWQRDLTDSTVLRNMAECLGHSLLAYKSALQGIGKLQVNESRISEDLNQSWEVLAEPIQTVMRRYGDPEPYEKLKELTRGRAVTRESIREFIQGLELPKEAKAYLLELTPHTYIGAAIELGKSVNVTMNLVNGVRAL from the exons ATGGAGTTCATAGctgcttcatcttcttcctcctttAGGGTTTTAAATTCCATAGGTCAATTCTCATGTTTACCATCTCCAAAAGTCCAAAAACCAAAGCTCTTTAGTTCTTCAATTTCTTCTCTCCGATTGTCCCCTCGCAGAGATTTCTTCTGCAAGTCTACTCTCACTACTTCTGTCTCTACTCATAAG AAAATGATTACGTGTGACTTTGAGCTCTCGAATTTAACGGCGTTGTCGCCTCTGGATGGGCGGTACTGGAGTAAAGTGAAGGAATTGTCTCCTTATTTGAGTGAATACGGCCTAATTTATTATCGAGTTGTAGTTGAG GTGAAATGGTTGCTGAAGCTCTCACAAATTTCTGAAATTCCGGAGGTACCAAATTTTAGTGAAGAGGCTCAAGAATATTTGCAAGGCTTGATTGATGGATTTAGCCTCCATGACGCAGAGGAGGTTAAAAAGATTGAGAAAGTGACAAATCATGATGTCAAAGCAGTGGAGTACTTTTTGAAAAAGAAATGCCAACCGCATCCAGAGATTGCTAAG GTGCTTGAATTTTTCCACTTTGCTTGTACATCTGAGGATATAAACAATCTTGCTCATGCATTAATGTTGAAAGAATCAACGAATGAGGTCATGTTTCCCGTAATGGATGACTTGATCAAAGCAATATGCAACATGGCTGAGGATAATGCTTCGGTTCCAATGCTTTCTCGCACTCATGGACAG ACAGCTTCGCCTACAACTTTGGGTAAGGAAATGGCAGTCTTTGCTGCCAGATTGAGCGAACAAATGCAGGAAATTTCTCAGGTTAAGATAAAGGGGAAGTTTGCTGGTGCAGTTGGAAATTATAATGCACATATTGCTGCATATCCTGATATCAATTGGCCCGTAATTGCCAAAGAGTTTGTGGAATCTCTTGGATTgtgttttaatccttatgttaCACAG ATTGAACCACATGACTATATGGCTAGACTTTTTTATGCCGTTGTTATATTTAATACtatattagttgattttgatAGAGATATATGGGGATATGTATCCTTATCATATTTCAAGCAG ATAACTAAGGCTGGTGAAATCGGATCCTCAACTATGCCTCACAAAGTAAATCCTATTGATTTTGAAAACAGCGAAGGAAATCTTGGCAAAGCTAACGCAAGTTTATCCTATCTCAGCGAGAAATTACCTATTTCACGTTGGCAG CGCGACTTGACCGATTCAACTGTTTTGAGGAATATGGCTGAGTGCTTGGGGCATTCTCTTCTTGCCTACAAAAGTGCATTGCAAGGAATTGGAAAGCTTCAG GTTAATGAAAGCCGCATTAGTGAAGACTTGAACCAATCATGGGAGGTGCTTGCTGAACCAATACAAACT GTAATGCGGCGATACGGTGATCCAGAACCATATGAGAAGTTAAAAGAGCTAACTAGGGGAAGAGCTGTTACCAGAGAAAGTATAAGAGAATTCATTCAAGGCTTGGAATTACCAAAAGAAGCAAAGGCATATCTTTTAGAGTTGACACCTCATACATACATTGGAGCAGCTATTGAATTGGGTAAAAGTGTGAATGTCACTATGAATTTAGTAAATGGAGTGAGAGCTttatag